A single region of the Helicobacter sp. 11S03491-1 genome encodes:
- a CDS encoding 3'-5' exonuclease → MICVFDIETVPDIELIKKGIPDTQTIGPIEICEMAMEDQKQKSGSNFLPIYLHRIISIASVIVDEYGHFIKVGNFGKINFDEGSFDVDLIEKNLIADFLKFFNKSQPKLVSFNGRGFDLPVIMLRAMRYNLCANAYYEQDNPAFNKSKWENYRQRFSERFHTDLLDSLGHFGMARSLKLNDISLMLGMPGKYDMSGDEVYRIYYDEKINKLDSLTKIDEYCQSDVLNTYWLYLKYELLKGEINLEDYLNILDEFCNKIPQNQGYSEVFTHAIKKELENAR, encoded by the coding sequence ATGATTTGTGTATTTGATATTGAAACTGTTCCTGATATCGAACTTATCAAAAAAGGAATTCCAGATACTCAAACTATCGGACCTATTGAAATATGCGAGATGGCGATGGAAGATCAAAAACAAAAAAGTGGCAGTAATTTTTTACCTATTTATCTGCATAGAATTATTTCTATAGCTAGTGTTATTGTTGATGAATATGGGCATTTTATCAAAGTGGGAAATTTTGGCAAAATAAATTTTGATGAAGGAAGTTTTGATGTTGATTTGATAGAAAAAAATCTCATTGCAGATTTTTTAAAATTTTTCAACAAATCCCAACCAAAACTCGTAAGTTTTAATGGTAGGGGATTTGATTTGCCTGTAATCATGCTAAGGGCTATGCGGTATAATTTATGCGCGAATGCTTATTATGAGCAAGATAACCCGGCATTTAATAAAAGCAAATGGGAAAATTATCGCCAAAGATTTAGCGAGCGATTCCATACTGATTTGCTTGATAGTTTGGGACATTTTGGGATGGCGCGCAGTTTGAAGCTTAATGATATTTCTTTGATGTTAGGTATGCCCGGTAAATACGATATGAGCGGTGATGAAGTATATAGAATTTATTATGATGAGAAAATAAACAAATTAGACAGTCTTACCAAAATTGATGAATATTGCCAAAGTGATGTTTTAAATACTTATTGGCTATATTTAAAATATGAGCTTTTAAAGGGAGAGATAAATTTGGAAGATTATTTAAATATTTTAGATGAATTTTGCAATAAAATCCCACAAAATCAAGGTTATAGCGAGGTCTTTACTCATGCTATCAAAAAGGAGCTTGAAAATGCACGATGA
- a CDS encoding trimeric intracellular cation channel family protein, with the protein MLLTILYVIGITAEGMSGALAAGRHRMDLFGVMFIALVTAIGGGSIRDVLFGHYPLTWVANPYYILIICVAAILTTRISSVISKLESLFLLLDSLGLVLFSIIGAEVARKMDYGFVLIITSAVITGVFGGILRDIFCNQIPLIFQKELYAGVAMITASLYYVLIEYFNIEILIASIITLVCGIILRLLAIYYKIGLPVFIYEDKQK; encoded by the coding sequence ATGTTATTGACAATACTTTATGTAATCGGGATCACTGCAGAGGGGATGAGTGGGGCACTAGCAGCAGGGAGACATAGAATGGATCTTTTTGGCGTGATGTTTATTGCTCTTGTAACTGCTATTGGAGGGGGTTCTATAAGAGATGTGCTTTTTGGGCATTATCCTCTTACTTGGGTAGCCAATCCTTATTATATTCTCATCATTTGTGTAGCTGCTATTTTAACAACACGGATTTCTTCGGTAATAAGCAAGCTTGAGTCTTTGTTTTTATTGTTGGATTCTTTGGGATTGGTGCTTTTTAGTATTATTGGGGCAGAAGTAGCAAGAAAAATGGACTATGGTTTTGTGCTTATTATTACAAGTGCAGTCATTACAGGGGTGTTTGGTGGTATCTTAAGAGATATTTTTTGCAATCAAATCCCTTTGATATTTCAAAAAGAACTTTATGCGGGTGTAGCGATGATTACAGCAAGTTTGTATTATGTTTTGATTGAATATTTTAATATTGAAATTCTTATTGCAAGCATCATAACTTTAGTTTGTGGGATTATTTTGAGACTTTTGGCAATTTATTATAAAATAGGACTCCCTGTTTTTATCTATGAAGATAAACAAAAATAA
- the gltX gene encoding glutamate--tRNA ligase, whose product MSEIITRFAPSPTGYLHIGGLRTALFNYLFARSNKGKFFLRIEDTDLARNSKEAADEIIDAFKWVGMDFDGEILYQSKRFDLYQTYINKLIAQDKAYYCYMSKEELDTLRENQRINGQTPRYDNRYRDFKGTPPTGISPVVRIKAPLSGAIEFHDGVKGNIKVEAKEIDDFIIARSDGVPTYNFVVSIDDALSGITDVIRGDDHLSNTPKQIVIYNALDFKIPRFYHVPMILNPQGHKLSKRDGAMGVMEYKKEGYLPEAILNFLARLGWSYGDKEIFSLQEMLAYFNPNDLNSSPSSYNQEKFLWLNAHYIKQTPNEILQKLLEDFQCPTPESSKRDVLYEAIKERSHTLKEFSQMIQDILISPLFYDEKSQEKIDKQAYDMLNLFKTTLKTLSLNTEEEFHNYVHSFIQDHSLKTGKFMQPLRIALLGKPGGIGLVETMYIIGQEESIKRIEKFCLT is encoded by the coding sequence ATGAGTGAAATAATAACAAGATTTGCCCCCTCCCCCACCGGTTATTTACATATTGGTGGTTTGCGAACAGCTTTATTTAATTATCTTTTTGCCAGATCAAACAAAGGTAAATTTTTTTTAAGAATTGAAGACACAGATTTGGCCAGAAACTCTAAAGAGGCTGCTGATGAAATTATTGATGCCTTCAAATGGGTAGGAATGGATTTTGATGGTGAAATTCTTTATCAATCTAAGCGTTTTGATCTTTATCAAACCTATATTAACAAACTTATTGCCCAAGACAAAGCCTATTATTGCTACATGAGTAAAGAAGAGCTGGATACTTTAAGAGAAAATCAAAGAATCAATGGACAAACACCAAGATACGACAATCGTTATCGAGATTTCAAAGGCACTCCTCCAACAGGCATATCCCCTGTAGTCAGGATCAAAGCCCCACTTAGCGGAGCAATAGAGTTTCATGATGGGGTAAAAGGCAATATCAAAGTAGAAGCCAAAGAAATTGATGATTTTATCATTGCCCGCAGTGATGGTGTCCCCACTTATAATTTTGTAGTCAGTATCGATGATGCCCTTAGTGGGATTACTGATGTTATTAGAGGTGATGATCACTTGTCCAATACGCCCAAACAAATTGTTATTTACAATGCCCTTGATTTTAAAATCCCCAGATTTTATCATGTACCTATGATACTTAATCCACAAGGACACAAGCTTAGCAAGCGTGATGGGGCTATGGGAGTTATGGAATACAAAAAAGAGGGTTATCTTCCTGAAGCGATTTTAAATTTTTTAGCTCGATTAGGTTGGAGTTATGGGGATAAAGAAATTTTTAGCCTTCAAGAAATGCTTGCTTATTTTAATCCCAACGATCTAAATTCCTCACCCAGTAGCTATAATCAAGAAAAATTTTTGTGGCTTAATGCCCACTACATCAAACAAACTCCCAATGAGATACTCCAAAAACTGCTTGAAGACTTTCAGTGTCCTACACCGGAATCTTCCAAAAGAGATGTTCTTTATGAGGCTATTAAAGAAAGAAGTCATACATTAAAAGAATTTTCTCAGATGATACAAGATATCCTTATATCTCCACTCTTTTATGATGAGAAATCACAAGAAAAAATCGATAAACAAGCCTATGATATGCTTAATCTTTTCAAAACTACGCTCAAAACTCTATCTTTGAATACCGAAGAAGAATTTCATAATTATGTGCATTCTTTTATACAAGATCACTCATTAAAAACAGGCAAATTTATGCAACCCTTACGGATTGCTCTTCTTGGGAAGCCCGGAGGAATAGGGTTAGTAGAAACAATGTATATCATTGGACAAGAAGAGAGCATCAAACGGATCGAAAAGTTCTGCCTTACTTAA
- a CDS encoding YceI family protein, whose product MKKFLSIAAIIGLSLTPMMAKNFNIDMAHSSVGFEVEHMLISKVNGEFNTFSGVLDIDPATKKINKLEGKINVASIDTKSKKRDAHLNADDFFDSQKFQNATFKMTKQEGDKIYGDLTLKGITKPVIWEVEVNGPVNNPMTKKQLMALDIEGKINRNDFKIGVGTPNAIVSDEVKVKIQIEASE is encoded by the coding sequence ATGAAAAAATTCTTATCAATAGCTGCTATTATTGGTTTATCACTCACTCCAATGATGGCGAAAAATTTCAATATTGATATGGCGCATTCTTCGGTAGGATTTGAGGTTGAACACATGCTTATTAGCAAGGTAAATGGCGAATTTAATACCTTTAGTGGTGTTTTAGACATTGATCCTGCTACTAAAAAAATTAATAAACTTGAGGGAAAAATTAATGTTGCTTCAATTGACACTAAAAGTAAAAAAAGAGATGCTCACCTCAATGCAGATGATTTTTTTGATTCTCAAAAATTTCAAAATGCAACCTTTAAAATGACAAAACAAGAAGGTGATAAAATTTATGGAGATCTCACTTTGAAAGGCATTACTAAACCTGTAATATGGGAAGTAGAAGTCAATGGTCCTGTTAATAATCCAATGACAAAAAAACAATTAATGGCTCTGGATATTGAAGGTAAAATCAATAGAAATGATTTTAAAATTGGCGTAGGGACTCCAAATGCAATTGTAAGCGATGAGGTAAAAGTAAAAATTCAAATTGAAGCTTCAGAATAA
- the fliY gene encoding flagellar motor switch protein FliY, which yields MNDFIKIFTQEAIATIEGLTGSSPDIVNNKTDIVSAVSLPIPYAITYINVSGDLSTNVALVIPVGLATSLADLMIGGEGTEKMEMNSDDLDAVKEINSNIFGAISTALGSQKNLPKLNFSCQSIEFIINPIDLSAYDKGYSFSFSFNTIKSNFIFLTTGQFTKIFDKIDALPVNTPTDVIQSHLLNQDEVKNIGMLLDVKLNIKVRIGQKKMLLKDVISMDIGSVVELNQLANDPLEILVDDKVIAKGEVVIVDGNFGVQITDIGTKRERLEQLRG from the coding sequence ATGAATGATTTTATAAAGATTTTTACCCAAGAGGCGATTGCAACAATAGAAGGTTTAACAGGAAGTTCCCCGGATATTGTAAATAACAAAACGGATATTGTTAGTGCTGTTTCCTTGCCTATTCCTTATGCTATTACTTATATTAATGTTTCAGGGGATTTGAGCACGAATGTAGCTTTGGTTATCCCTGTGGGGCTTGCAACTTCTTTGGCTGATTTGATGATCGGAGGAGAAGGGACAGAGAAAATGGAAATGAATAGCGATGATTTAGACGCTGTTAAAGAAATCAATTCAAATATATTTGGAGCTATTTCGACAGCATTAGGATCGCAAAAAAATCTTCCTAAGCTTAATTTTTCTTGTCAGAGTATAGAATTTATCATCAATCCAATAGATCTTTCTGCGTATGATAAGGGATATTCATTTTCATTTTCATTCAATACAATTAAGTCAAATTTTATATTTCTAACTACCGGTCAATTTACTAAAATTTTTGACAAGATTGATGCTTTGCCGGTAAATACTCCCACTGATGTTATTCAAAGCCATCTACTTAATCAAGATGAGGTTAAAAATATTGGCATGCTTCTTGATGTAAAATTGAATATAAAAGTAAGGATTGGACAAAAAAAAATGTTGTTAAAAGATGTTATTTCAATGGATATTGGAAGTGTTGTAGAACTCAATCAATTAGCCAACGATCCTTTAGAAATTCTTGTAGATGATAAAGTGATTGCCAAAGGAGAAGTTGTAATTGTTGATGGAAATTTTGGCGTCCAAATTACAGATATTGGCACCAAAAGAGAGAGATTAGAACAACTTCGAGGCTAG
- the fliM gene encoding flagellar motor switch protein FliM: MADILSQEEIDALLEVVDEGNDAEALQKRDIIHQKQVTLYDFKRPNRVSKEQLRAFRSIHDKMARSLSSQISAIMRSIVEIQLHSVDQMTYGEFLMSLPSPTSFNVFSMKPMDGMGVLEINPSIAFSMIDRLLGGKGDPYDSSREFSDIELNLLDTILRQIMQTLKDAWSPIIEIFPTVDAKESSANVVQIVAQNEIVIMVVMEIIIGHSSGMMNLCYPVILLETILSRLGGRDLMLSETSSKKSRNKELQALVGGAGVNVSVFLGGVKITLKEVLDLMVGDIIRLDRAADDTVVVNIDGREKYLASVGLQRYRKTIKIQEMIKTEKDKVKEILEMLEAQRKSKANDIEEEEHE; the protein is encoded by the coding sequence ATGGCTGATATATTAAGTCAAGAAGAAATTGATGCCCTCCTTGAGGTTGTTGATGAAGGCAATGATGCTGAGGCATTACAAAAGCGCGACATTATCCATCAAAAACAGGTTACTCTTTATGATTTTAAACGCCCCAATCGTGTTAGCAAAGAACAATTGAGAGCCTTTAGAAGTATCCATGATAAAATGGCCAGAAGTCTTTCAAGTCAGATTTCTGCGATCATGAGGAGTATTGTTGAAATCCAACTCCATAGTGTCGATCAGATGACTTATGGTGAATTTTTGATGAGTCTGCCCAGCCCTACAAGTTTCAATGTTTTTTCTATGAAACCTATGGATGGTATGGGCGTTTTAGAGATTAATCCAAGTATAGCATTTTCTATGATTGATAGACTTTTGGGTGGCAAGGGTGATCCTTATGATAGTTCAAGAGAATTTAGTGATATTGAATTAAATTTATTAGATACAATTTTAAGGCAGATCATGCAAACCTTAAAAGATGCATGGTCGCCAATTATAGAAATATTTCCCACAGTAGATGCCAAAGAATCAAGCGCGAATGTGGTTCAAATCGTTGCTCAAAATGAAATTGTTATTATGGTTGTAATGGAAATTATCATAGGACATAGCAGCGGAATGATGAATTTATGCTATCCTGTCATTTTACTTGAGACAATATTATCCAGACTTGGAGGTAGAGATTTGATGCTCTCAGAGACTAGCTCAAAGAAAAGTCGCAACAAGGAACTTCAAGCTTTGGTAGGAGGGGCAGGGGTAAATGTTTCGGTTTTTTTAGGAGGAGTGAAAATTACTTTAAAAGAAGTTTTAGATTTGATGGTTGGAGATATTATTCGTTTAGATCGAGCTGCAGATGATACTGTGGTGGTTAATATTGATGGCAGGGAAAAATATTTAGCAAGTGTAGGGCTTCAAAGGTATCGTAAAACAATCAAAATTCAAGAAATGATAAAAACTGAAAAAGATAAGGTCAAAGAAATATTAGAAATGTTAGAAGCTCAAAGAAAAAGTAAAGCTAATGATATAGAAGAGGAAGAACATGAATGA
- a CDS encoding RNA polymerase sigma factor FliA — protein sequence MNSKNLYGYNQTIRYSQDELAMQYLPAVRSMAYRVKERVPSSVDLNDLISIGTEELIKLARRYDHKINDSFWGYAKTRVNGAMLDYLRSLDIVSRASRKLIKSIDYEVSKYFNEFQEEPTNEYLSKVLGEDVDKIREAKIASDIYSLVPIDEQYNIIEQENILEKLEQEELMEIIQRILKGLSEREQLIIQLYFFEELNLSEIKDILNITESRISQITKEVIKKIRKSLGERNG from the coding sequence ATGAATTCCAAAAATTTATATGGCTACAATCAAACGATTCGATATTCTCAAGATGAGCTTGCAATGCAATATTTACCCGCAGTCAGATCGATGGCATATCGCGTTAAAGAACGCGTGCCAAGTTCTGTTGATCTTAATGATCTTATATCTATCGGTACAGAAGAGCTTATTAAACTTGCCAGAAGATATGATCATAAAATCAACGATTCTTTTTGGGGTTATGCCAAAACTCGTGTAAATGGGGCAATGCTTGATTATTTACGTTCGCTTGATATTGTCTCAAGGGCATCTAGAAAATTAATAAAATCCATTGATTATGAAGTTTCAAAATATTTTAATGAATTTCAAGAAGAACCTACAAATGAATATTTATCAAAAGTTTTGGGAGAAGATGTCGATAAAATTAGAGAAGCAAAGATTGCTTCTGATATTTATTCTCTTGTGCCTATTGATGAACAATATAATATTATTGAGCAAGAAAATATTTTAGAAAAGCTTGAACAAGAAGAGCTTATGGAGATTATTCAAAGGATTTTAAAAGGTCTTTCAGAGAGAGAGCAATTGATTATACAGTTGTATTTTTTCGAAGAATTAAATTTGAGTGAGATTAAAGATATTTTAAATATCACAGAATCAAGAATTTCTCAAATCACTAAAGAAGTTATCAAAAAAATAAGAAAATCTTTAGGAGAAAGAAATGGCTGA
- a CDS encoding MinD/ParA family protein gives MNQASNLDTLMKPFPMVKKGNTKFIAITSGKGGVGKSTISANLSYTLFKMGYKVGVFDADIGLANLDLIFGIRTGKNILHALKGEVRFDEVVYPIEEGLYLIPGDSGDEILKYANQDILNEFAQDSGILDELDYMIIDTGAGIGDVTQAFLSASDYVVVVTIPDPAAITDAYATIKINSKIKQELFMIINMVNSQKEAMGVFNKIKNVAQKNLPTLDLELLGCLYGSNSVKKSTKYRELLCKVEPLNNFSSDMRHIAKAISAKMEQNVLYSSKENFIGFFKRILGYL, from the coding sequence ATGAATCAAGCCAGCAATTTAGATACCTTGATGAAACCCTTTCCAATGGTCAAAAAAGGAAATACAAAATTTATTGCTATTACAAGTGGAAAAGGTGGCGTAGGAAAATCAACTATTAGTGCAAATCTTTCTTATACTCTTTTTAAAATGGGGTATAAGGTGGGAGTTTTTGATGCAGATATTGGATTGGCTAATTTGGATTTAATTTTTGGAATTAGAACGGGAAAAAATATCTTACATGCGCTCAAAGGAGAAGTTAGATTTGATGAAGTGGTCTATCCCATTGAAGAAGGTCTGTATTTAATTCCGGGTGATAGTGGGGATGAAATATTAAAATATGCCAATCAAGATATCTTAAATGAGTTTGCCCAAGATAGTGGTATTCTTGATGAATTAGATTATATGATTATTGATACAGGGGCTGGGATTGGAGATGTAACTCAAGCTTTTTTGAGCGCAAGTGATTATGTGGTAGTTGTTACGATTCCCGATCCTGCAGCCATCACAGATGCCTATGCAACCATCAAAATTAATTCAAAAATTAAACAAGAGCTTTTTATGATTATCAATATGGTTAATTCTCAAAAAGAAGCAATGGGAGTTTTTAACAAAATCAAAAATGTTGCACAGAAGAACTTACCTACTCTGGATCTTGAACTTTTGGGTTGTTTGTATGGAAGCAATTCTGTAAAAAAATCCACAAAATACAGAGAGCTTTTGTGCAAAGTTGAACCTTTGAATAATTTTTCATCTGATATGCGTCATATTGCTAAGGCAATTTCAGCAAAAATGGAACAAAATGTGCTTTATTCATCAAAAGAAAATTTTATAGGCTTTTTTAAAAGGATATTGGGCTATTTGTAA